A single genomic interval of Sphaerodactylus townsendi isolate TG3544 linkage group LG08, MPM_Stown_v2.3, whole genome shotgun sequence harbors:
- the LOC125438474 gene encoding retinol-binding protein 2-like, whose amino-acid sequence MGMFINVEMGDSGRNNDAFVFQESHFCQAMDMGIYLTNNPMLTIDSVTIHPVVLAVASHAIPYPHRFAAEQVQLAPVLRKECGGVHLQPREGEVEMPPDLLVDIDFATRKIANHLKQMKEIIQEGDNFRTKTLSTFRNYEVNYTIGEEFEEHTKGLDNRVVKTLVSWDGDKLVCTQKGEKKNRGWKHWIEGDKLHLELMCEDQVCHQVFKKKK is encoded by the exons ATGGGGATGTTCATCAATGTGGAGATGGGCGACTCCGGCCGCAACAACGATGCCTTTGTCTTTCAGGAGTCGCACTTCTGCCAAGCTATGGACATGGGCATCTATCTTACCAATAACCCCATGCTAACCATTGACAGCGTGACCATCCATCCCGTGGTACTAGCAGTGGCTAGTCACGCCATTCCGTATCCCCACCGATTCGCAGCAGAGCAAGTTCAACTTGCACCTGTCCTGCGCAAGGAATGTGGTGGAGTACACCTTCAGCCGCGTGAAGGCGAGGTGGAGATGCCTCCTGACCTGCTTGTGG ATATTGATTTTGCTACACGTAAGATTGCAAACCACttgaaacaaatgaaagaaattaTCCAAGAAGGAGACAATTTCAGGACAAAAACACTGAGTACTTTCAGGAACTATGAAGTGAATTACACCATAGGGGAAGAATTTGAAGAGCACACCAAGGGGCTTGACAACCGAGTGGTGAAG ACACTAGTGAGCTGGGATGGTGATAAACTAGTCTGTACCCAGAAAggtgaaaagaaaaatagaggCTGGAAACATTGGATTGAAGGAGACAAACTGCATCTG GAGCTGATGTGTGAAGACCAGGTGTGCCATCAAGtatttaagaagaaaaaataa